One stretch of Fictibacillus sp. b24 DNA includes these proteins:
- a CDS encoding VanZ family protein, translating into MKKYVVGLLVLVWVWFIYYFTASPNFTSGQTGAFIQETGLFHLDIGLTNSMLRKAAHVILFGSFAIILYVFLNKFISSLYAYILAWELASLAGMLDEFHQQFVPDRGSSGNDMMLDSFGAFLFLTFYVISIKGKSSEKNRVKAARTIE; encoded by the coding sequence ATGAAGAAATATGTAGTGGGGCTGCTCGTTCTTGTTTGGGTGTGGTTCATCTATTATTTTACGGCATCACCCAACTTCACTAGTGGACAAACAGGTGCGTTTATACAAGAAACAGGTTTGTTTCATCTGGACATTGGATTAACAAATAGTATGCTTAGGAAAGCAGCTCATGTTATTTTATTTGGAAGCTTTGCGATCATACTATATGTTTTCCTGAATAAGTTTATATCATCACTTTATGCATATATATTAGCCTGGGAGCTTGCGAGTCTTGCTGGTATGCTTGATGAATTTCATCAACAATTTGTCCCGGATAGAGGGAGCTCGGGAAACGATATGATGCTTGATTCATTTGGTGCGTTTCTATTTTTAACTTTTTATGTGATATCCATTAAGGGGAAATCCAGTGAAAAGAATCGTGTTAAAGCGGCGAGAACGATTGAATAG
- a CDS encoding excalibur calcium-binding domain-containing protein has protein sequence MKKMMPIVLATGLVLGVSSFPTEAATPKVKTYKNCTELNKVYKGGVSRAANVKNKGGKTKYKPYVSKALYDANKKSDRDKDLIACER, from the coding sequence ATGAAAAAGATGATGCCAATCGTACTTGCTACAGGTTTGGTTCTTGGTGTTTCTTCGTTTCCAACAGAAGCGGCTACACCAAAGGTAAAAACGTATAAGAATTGTACGGAGCTAAACAAGGTATACAAAGGCGGAGTTTCCCGCGCTGCCAATGTTAAGAACAAAGGCGGAAAAACAAAGTATAAGCCATATGTTTCAAAAGCACTTTACGATGCTAACAAAAAAAGCGATCGTGATAAAGATTTAATTGCGTGTGAGAGATAA
- the galE gene encoding UDP-glucose 4-epimerase GalE, which yields MILVVGGAGYIGSHTIKEILSKGFEVVVLDNLSTGHRESIDFRVQFVEGDLGNEELLDHVFTTYSIEAVMHFAANSLVGESVQDPAKYYTNNVAATLTLLQKMRKYNVSNFIFSSTAATYGIPDTTPITETTPVAPINPYGRSKLMVEHMLEDFHAAYGMNYVALRYFNAAGAYETGEIGEDHTPESHLIPIVLQHLLGQRETISVFGTDYHTADGTCIRDYIHVTDLAKAHVLSLESLLKGNNTNAVYNLGTGRGYSVREIIETCENVTGIKATIVETDRRAGDPDELVASADKIHRELGWTPEYSLERIIESAWNWHKSHPAGYKVSQ from the coding sequence ATGATTTTAGTAGTAGGAGGAGCCGGTTATATCGGCAGCCACACCATTAAAGAGATTCTTTCAAAAGGATTCGAGGTAGTTGTTCTCGATAATTTGTCTACAGGACATAGAGAAAGCATAGATTTCCGCGTTCAATTTGTTGAAGGTGATTTAGGCAATGAAGAACTGCTTGACCATGTATTTACGACATACTCGATCGAAGCGGTTATGCACTTTGCAGCCAACAGCCTTGTTGGTGAATCCGTTCAGGATCCGGCGAAATATTATACGAATAATGTAGCAGCGACGTTAACACTTCTACAAAAGATGAGGAAATACAACGTTTCTAATTTTATTTTCTCGTCAACTGCAGCGACATATGGCATTCCTGATACAACTCCTATAACAGAAACAACGCCTGTGGCACCTATAAATCCATATGGACGATCCAAGCTGATGGTCGAGCATATGCTTGAGGATTTTCATGCTGCCTATGGCATGAATTATGTAGCTCTGCGCTACTTTAATGCTGCAGGAGCCTATGAAACAGGTGAAATAGGTGAAGACCATACACCAGAATCTCACTTAATTCCCATCGTGCTTCAACATTTGCTAGGACAGCGTGAGACCATCTCTGTTTTTGGCACTGACTATCATACTGCTGATGGTACGTGTATACGTGATTATATTCATGTAACAGATCTTGCAAAAGCACATGTTCTTTCATTAGAAAGCTTGTTAAAAGGTAACAATACGAATGCCGTTTATAATCTAGGCACAGGTAGAGGTTATTCTGTCAGAGAAATTATTGAAACGTGTGAAAATGTTACTGGCATAAAGGCGACCATTGTTGAAACGGATAGACGTGCGGGTGACCCAGACGAACTGGTTGCTTCTGCGGATAAAATTCATCGTGAACTAGGATGGACACCAGAATATTCACTGGAAAGAATTATTGAATCGGCATGGAATTGGCATAAGAGCCATCCTGCAGGTTATAAGGTTAGCCAGTAA
- a CDS encoding GtrA family protein — translation MKTFLKFGTVGVLNTGITIISYMFLVYLGVNYLLANIMAYGLGVLNSYYWNRSWVFKVSAKQYVFLKFVLVNLLTLGMTTSILYILVQYFQIHAILAQVVATGVGLIFNFTLNKKWTFTNKKSSS, via the coding sequence ATGAAGACGTTTCTAAAGTTCGGTACTGTAGGTGTTCTTAATACTGGCATTACGATTATTAGTTACATGTTTCTGGTTTATCTTGGGGTAAATTATTTATTGGCTAATATTATGGCGTACGGATTAGGCGTTTTGAATAGTTACTACTGGAACCGCAGTTGGGTGTTTAAAGTGTCGGCTAAACAATATGTTTTTTTGAAATTCGTTTTAGTTAATCTGCTGACACTAGGAATGACTACAAGCATTTTATATATACTTGTTCAGTATTTTCAGATTCACGCCATACTAGCCCAAGTAGTTGCTACAGGTGTAGGGTTGATATTTAACTTTACATTAAATAAAAAATGGACTTTTACAAATAAGAAGTCATCCAGTTAA
- a CDS encoding glycosyltransferase family 2 protein translates to MKDIISVVVPMYFEEEVAKECYNRLKAVMDKNDIHYEFIFVNDGSTDRTMDILTEIALLDRQVKVINFARNFGHQTAVTAGIDYAKGDAIVIIDADLQDPPEIIPLLIEKWKEGYETVYAKRKKRVGESWFKLVTAKYFYRFLNYMSDIEIPKDTGDFRIIDRKVADVFKNMTERNRFVRGMFSWIGFRQTFIEYERDERFAGETKYPLKKMIRFASDGIIAFSSKPLRLVMTLGFISVLISIGVFIYALVVKLSGQPVEAGWASLMVAITFFSGIQLLGLGIVGQYIARIYDESKNRPIYIVKDTVNVEEAVAKVVHH, encoded by the coding sequence ATGAAAGATATAATATCCGTTGTCGTTCCGATGTACTTTGAAGAAGAAGTGGCAAAGGAATGCTATAACCGACTTAAAGCGGTGATGGATAAGAACGACATACACTATGAATTTATATTTGTGAATGACGGAAGCACCGACCGTACGATGGATATCTTAACGGAAATCGCTTTACTAGATAGACAAGTCAAGGTTATTAATTTCGCTCGCAATTTCGGTCATCAAACGGCTGTGACCGCTGGCATTGATTATGCAAAAGGTGATGCGATCGTAATCATTGATGCTGATCTTCAGGACCCGCCAGAAATTATCCCTCTTTTAATTGAGAAATGGAAAGAAGGGTATGAGACTGTTTATGCCAAACGTAAAAAGAGAGTCGGTGAATCTTGGTTTAAGCTGGTTACGGCAAAATACTTTTATCGTTTCTTAAACTATATGTCTGATATTGAGATACCAAAAGATACGGGTGATTTTCGTATCATTGACCGAAAAGTAGCTGATGTATTTAAAAACATGACAGAACGTAACCGGTTTGTAAGAGGGATGTTTTCGTGGATCGGATTCCGTCAGACTTTTATCGAATACGAACGGGACGAGCGGTTTGCAGGAGAAACGAAATATCCACTAAAGAAAATGATTCGTTTTGCTTCAGATGGAATCATTGCTTTTTCCTCCAAGCCATTACGCTTAGTTATGACTCTTGGTTTTATATCCGTACTTATTTCAATAGGTGTATTCATCTACGCACTAGTCGTCAAACTATCTGGACAGCCAGTAGAAGCTGGGTGGGCGTCACTCATGGTAGCCATTACATTCTTCAGTGGGATCCAGTTGTTAGGTCTTGGAATTGTGGGACAATATATAGCAAGAATTTATGATGAGAGTAAGAACCGTCCGATATATATTGTGAAGGATACGGTGAATGTGGAGGAAGCAGTTGCGAAAGTGGTTCATCATTGA
- a CDS encoding S8 family serine peptidase: MSLKMKVLSSLVGACLLFSASIVSAQEPPKESKTLKKFTKQENSIIHIPKNTMKEKAAYSLYKQKPSSSKRGISKEDAALGYKKGELLVKFKPNKSIQSLGTLAKDKGLKLNKVLDRKTGLQLIKFEDKKGSMKDMIRQLKANPAVEYAEPNYILKPSAVTDPYYNNLWGLKNTGQSILGVPGKFGIDIKAEAAWAKSKGSTSLVVGIIDTGMDINHPDLKDNVWKNPGETPNDGIDNDKNGYIDDVNGWNFFDNNNDVYYSAYEDDHGTHVAGTIAGRANTTGVIGIAPNVKVMPLKFLGPGGGYTSDAILAINYAKGKGIKITNNSWGGGSYSQALYDAIKNSNSLFVAAAGNDGYNSDSSPSYPAAYDAANILSVAAIDNTGNLAYFSNYGVKSVDVAAPGVSILSTLPENSYDYYDGTSMAAPHVTGTAALVVSTNPSFTTAQVKDRIMGSVTKLSSLTNKVVTGGLINAGVATGAVDSDGEIPGVALTTTSVSSTLDATSDKNDVYSVTLVKGEKLAVSMSGATGTDFDVYLYNSSAKTVNSSAGIVAYSEKINTSSESFSYTAPATGKYYIDFYAYKGKGSYKAYFKRGVTAGTYQDTSSNIAFTDNWTKVTSTSASGGTYKTVNYSAATSEFVFYGTGITYYALKSSTQGIAKVTLDGTAYTVDLWSSSTQYKAPVFTKTGLKTGRHTLKIEWTGKAHSGAKKTATKVNLDSLVVK, from the coding sequence ATGAGTTTAAAAATGAAGGTACTCAGTTCTTTAGTAGGAGCATGTTTGCTCTTTTCTGCATCAATCGTGTCCGCACAAGAACCTCCAAAAGAAAGTAAAACATTGAAGAAATTTACTAAACAAGAGAATTCAATTATTCATATCCCTAAGAACACCATGAAAGAGAAAGCTGCTTATTCCCTTTATAAACAAAAACCGTCAAGCTCAAAAAGAGGCATATCTAAAGAAGATGCTGCACTTGGTTATAAAAAAGGAGAACTGCTTGTAAAGTTCAAACCAAATAAATCTATTCAAAGTCTAGGAACATTGGCAAAAGATAAGGGGTTAAAGCTTAATAAAGTACTCGATCGAAAGACTGGTCTACAGCTCATAAAGTTTGAAGATAAAAAAGGATCCATGAAAGATATGATACGGCAGTTAAAAGCAAACCCTGCTGTTGAATATGCAGAGCCTAACTATATTCTAAAACCTTCTGCCGTTACTGATCCCTACTATAATAATTTGTGGGGCCTAAAGAATACAGGACAGTCCATATTAGGTGTACCCGGCAAGTTCGGCATCGATATTAAAGCCGAAGCAGCATGGGCTAAATCGAAAGGAAGTACTTCACTCGTTGTAGGCATCATCGATACGGGTATGGATATTAATCATCCAGACCTAAAAGATAATGTTTGGAAAAATCCTGGGGAAACACCGAACGATGGTATTGATAATGATAAGAACGGCTACATCGACGACGTAAACGGCTGGAATTTCTTTGACAATAATAATGATGTGTATTATTCAGCGTATGAGGACGATCATGGTACACATGTTGCCGGAACGATTGCGGGCAGAGCCAATACAACAGGAGTAATCGGAATAGCTCCCAACGTAAAAGTAATGCCGTTAAAATTCCTAGGCCCTGGCGGCGGTTACACATCAGACGCTATATTAGCCATCAATTACGCAAAAGGAAAAGGGATTAAGATTACAAATAACTCATGGGGCGGTGGTTCTTATTCACAGGCTCTATATGATGCAATTAAAAATTCAAATTCGCTGTTCGTAGCTGCAGCAGGAAACGACGGATATAATTCCGATAGTTCCCCTTCTTACCCAGCAGCATATGACGCTGCAAACATCTTGTCAGTCGCTGCCATTGATAACACAGGCAATCTGGCTTACTTCTCTAACTATGGTGTAAAGAGTGTAGATGTTGCTGCACCTGGAGTTTCAATCTTAAGCACCCTGCCGGAAAATTCTTACGACTATTATGACGGAACCTCAATGGCTGCACCTCACGTTACCGGAACGGCAGCATTAGTCGTGAGCACCAATCCATCTTTTACAACTGCACAAGTTAAAGATCGGATTATGGGTTCTGTTACTAAATTATCTTCACTAACGAATAAAGTCGTTACAGGCGGGTTAATTAATGCCGGAGTTGCTACAGGCGCTGTGGACTCAGATGGTGAAATTCCAGGCGTGGCGTTAACAACGACAAGTGTCAGTTCAACGTTGGACGCAACGAGTGATAAGAACGACGTGTATTCTGTAACCCTAGTAAAAGGAGAAAAATTAGCAGTTAGCATGTCAGGCGCGACAGGAACAGACTTTGATGTGTATTTATATAACTCTAGTGCGAAGACGGTTAATTCAAGCGCAGGAATTGTCGCTTACTCTGAAAAAATTAATACGTCTAGTGAAAGCTTCTCCTACACAGCTCCTGCCACAGGAAAATATTATATTGACTTCTATGCTTACAAAGGAAAAGGAAGCTATAAAGCATACTTCAAGCGAGGGGTAACTGCAGGCACCTATCAAGATACGAGCTCGAATATTGCCTTTACGGATAACTGGACAAAAGTAACAAGTACCAGTGCTTCAGGCGGAACGTATAAGACGGTTAATTATTCGGCAGCCACTTCTGAATTCGTGTTTTACGGTACGGGAATCACCTATTATGCGCTAAAAAGCAGCACACAAGGAATAGCAAAAGTAACGCTTGATGGAACAGCCTATACCGTTGATCTCTGGTCGAGCTCAACTCAGTACAAAGCACCTGTATTCACCAAGACGGGATTAAAAACAGGCAGACATACCTTGAAAATTGAGTGGACAGGAAAAGCTCATTCGGGAGCGAAGAAAACTGCTACAAAAGTTAATCTTGATAGTTTGGTTGTAAAGTAG